From one Lolium rigidum isolate FL_2022 chromosome 4, APGP_CSIRO_Lrig_0.1, whole genome shotgun sequence genomic stretch:
- the LOC124650185 gene encoding LEAF RUST 10 DISEASE-RESISTANCE LOCUS RECEPTOR-LIKE PROTEIN KINASE-like 1.2: MPPHRHLLRLLLVAVSLAVSGLDSTSAATAAVGDDAYDASMCQKPFRCGGHDIHYPFYLSNQSRLIDGVAYSRFFCGYPGMAILCDAATNTATLRLAGGTNYTVLAIDYANNTITLADADALASNNSCPRPRHNVSIPAAAWLNFTATGNSTISFFLDCAFTAADPPPPGIVPINCTGFAQGRSPSFLAPHLGAPEGNWSRACREVYVAPVLTEWLESAEYRPRLGSGGYGDVLRRGFRLSWDPSAGPCYECELSKGQCGYDQVGGFLGCLCPDGRVRGPDCGSKKQNKKAMTYGTSVAAVVMFLLLLVVSFMYIRKRKQYKMTSSSRLLTYTMSGGTPRSRGSTDMESGSVHKLQTHHFSYEELEEATGGFSETGELGDGGFGTVYKGQLRDGRVVAVKRLYNNSFRQVEQFVNEASILSLLRHPNLVTFYGCTSSRSRELVLVYEYVPNGTVADHLHGHRAAERALSWQLRLNIAVEAATALAYLHAIEPPVVHRDVKTNNILLDADFHVKVADFGLSRLLPLDGATHVSTAPQGTPGYVDPEYHQCYQLTDKSDVYSFGVVLAELISSKPAVDVSRDRDEINLAGMAVGRIQRSQLDQLVDMELGYGSDEATRLAMTMVAELVFRCLQQNGEMRPPIREVLDVLKGIQEEGAKGDTDGKTKKDGVPAVPCSPNTVHAPWDSLSTTPSISQ; encoded by the exons ATGCCGCCGCACCggcacctcctccgcctcctcctggtGGCCGTGTCGCTCGCCGTCTCCGGCCTCGACTCCActtccgccgccaccgctgccgtCGGAGACGACGCGTACGACGCCAGCATGTGCCAGAAGCCCTTCCGCTGCGGCGGCCACGACATCCACTACCCGTTCTACCTCTCCAACCAGTCCCGGCTGATCGACGGCGTCGCCTACTCCCGGTTCTTCTGCGGCTACCCGGGCATGGCCATCCTCTGCGACGCCGCCACCAACACCGCCACGCTCCGCCTCGCCGGGGGCACCAACTACACCGTGCTCGCCATCGACTACGCCAACAACACCATCACCCTCGCCGACGCCGACGCGCTGGCATCCAACAACTCCTGCCCGAGGCCCCGCCACAACGTCTCCATCCCGGCCGCGGCGTGGCTCAATTTCACGGCCACCGGCAACAGCACCATCTCCTTCTTCCTCGACTGCGCCTTCACCGCCGCCGACCCTCCGCCGCCGGGCATCGTCCCGATCAACTGCACCGGCTTCGCGCAGGGGCGATCGCCGTCGTTCCTGGCGCCGCACCTCGGCGCGCCGGAGGGGAACTGGTCCCGCGCGTGCCGGGAGGTGTACGTGGCGCCCGTGCTGACGGAGTGGCTCGAGAGCGCCGAGTACCGCCCGCGGCTCGGGAGCGGCGGGTACGGCGACGTGCTGCGGCGCGGGTTCCGGCTCAGCTGGGACCCCAGCGCCGGGCCCTGCTACGAGTGCGAGCTGTCCAAGGGCCAGTGCGGGTACGACCAGGTCGGCGGCTTCCTCGGCTGCCTCTGCCCCGACGGCCGCGTGCGAGGCCCGGACTGCG GATCGAAGAAACAGAACAAAAAGGCAATGACATATG GAACCTCCGTAGCTGCTGTAGTCATGTTCTTGCTTCTCCTCGTGGTGTCATTCATGTACATCCGGAAGAGAAAACAATACAAGATGACCTCCTCCTCTAGGCTCCTCACGTACACCATGTCCGGCGGGACGCCGCGCTCTAGGGGCAGCACCGACATGGAGTCCGGCAGCGTCCACAAGCTGCAGACGCACCATTTCTCGTACGAGGAGCTGGAGGAGGCCACCGGTGGTTTCAGCGAGACCGGAGAGCTCGGCGACGGCGGCTTCGGCACGGTGTACAAAG GGCAACTCCGGGACGGGCGGGTGGTGGCGGTGAAGCGGCTGTACAACAACAGTTTTCGTCAGGTGGAGCAGTTCGTGAACGAGGCGTCGATCCTGTCGCTGCTCCGCCACCCGAACCTCGTCACGTTCTACGGCTGCACGTCCAGCCGCAGCCGGGAGCTCGTGCTGGTGTACGAGTACGTGCCCAACGGCACCGTCGCCGACCACCTGCACGGCCACCGTGCGGCGGAGCGCGCGCTGTCGTGGCAGCTCCGCCTCAACATCGCCGTCGAGGCAGCCACGGCGCTGGCTTACCTCCATGCCATCGAGCCCCCGGTGGTGCACCGCGACGTGAAGACCAACAACATCCTCCTCGACGCCGACTTCCACGTGAAGGTCGCCGACTTCGGCCTCTCCCGGCTCTTGCCGCTCGACGGCGCCACGCACGTGTCCACGGCGCCGCAGGGCACGCCAGGGTACGTGGACCCGGAGTACCACCAGTGCTACCAGCTCACCGACAAGAGCGACGTGTACAGCTTCGGCGTCGTCCTCGCGGAGCTCATATCGTCCAAGCCCGCTGTGGACGTGAGCCGAGACCGTGACGAGATCAACCTGGCCGGCATGGCCGTGGGAAGGATCCAGAGATCCCAGTTGGACCAGCTGGTGGACATGGAGCTCGGGTATGGCTCCGACGAGGCAACTAGGTTGGCAATGACGATGGTGGCCGAGCTTGTATTCAGGTGCCTGCAGCAGAACGGCGAGATGCGACCACCGATCAGAGAGGTGCTCGATGTCCTCAAAGGCATACAGGAGGAAGGGGCAAAGGGGGATACAGACGGGAAGACGAAGAAAGATGGCGTCCCCGCCGTGCCATGCTCCCCTAATACCGTGCATGCTCCTTGGGATAGTTTAAGTACCACACCGAGCATTAGCCAGTAG